The genomic segment GGCTTCAAGGTTGCAAGGAGGAACGGTGCCGCCGAGAATACAAAGACTTCGTAGTTGAGCGGCGCGTGAATTCCCAGTACGAACGTCATTGCCGCAGCGAATGTCAGGGCCATTATTCCAGTCAAGCAGCCTGTAACTCGCATCCAGACCCCCAGTATCAAGAGCAGGCCCAGTCCGGCCTCAGCAATAGTCACCACAACTCCAAGCAGTGGGAGGCATACGCCAGGGCACCAAGGATTCAGCTTGGCGGTATAGAGCAGAAAATTATGGAAATTCCCCCATGAAACCAGCGGGGTGCCCGGAGGTCCCCACCATCCCAATCGATCGGCAACTGCAGAAAGGAGCCCAACTCCAAGCCCTATTCGCAAAAAGGCGGCCGCGACGTCGTAGGATCGCGTGGTCGTCAATTCAGTTGAACTTATCTGGACATCGTTCACTGATCGTGCCATGTTCTGACCTCCTAAAGTGGAAACCTCTGTCCTGTCGAGCCCTGGGGAAAATGGCGGCGCCCACTCTGACCTGGATAGGAATTTGAACGTTATCCGTGAAGCCCTATGCGCGACGCGGGTCCTCCAACTGACGGCGATTCTCCTTCGTCGGTGGCAAGCGGAAGAAATCGCGAAAACTCCGCTCCCCTGCGTCCGCGCATAAGCTCCAAATGCCAGTCTTTTAGATGGAGAGAGACTCGATAGCTGGCCGAAATTGGCGGGCTCAGGCGGCCTTGCGGTCCTGATGTACCGACCTGATGAATTCCAGCAAATCCCGGTTAACTTGATCCGCATGCGTGGCTGTGAGGCCGTGCGGTAAACCCGGGTAAAACCGGCCTTTGGCTCCCTTGATGAGCTTGAGCGACTTTTTGCCCGAAAGATCGATCGGCACGATTTGATCGTCCTCGCCATGCATGATCAGCGTCGGGACGTCGAACTTCTTGAGATCTTCGTGAAAATCGGTCTCCGAAAATGCCCTGATGCTGTCGTAGACGTTCTTCAGACCTGCCTGCATGCTCCACAGCCAAAACTGCTCCACCATCCCCAGCGATACCTTCGCGCCAGGTCGATTGGCGCCATAGAACATGATGGCGAAGTCTTTCCAGAATTGTGAGCGGTCGTTGACGAGGCTGCCGCGCAATCCGTCGAAGACTTCGATTGGGATTCCCTCTGGATTTGCAGCGGACTTCACGAGGATTGGAGGGACAGCGCCGATCAAGACTGCCGCGGCCACCCGGCTTGTGCCGTGCCGCCCAATGTAGCGCGTCACTTCGCCGCCGCCCGTAGAGTGTCCCACCAGGGTAACATCGTTAAGATCGAGCGCCTCGATGAGAGCTGCCAGATCGTCGGCGTACCCATTCATATCGTTCCCGAACCAGGCCTGACTAGATCGACCATGGCCTCGCCGGTCGTATGCGATCACGCGAAATCCATTTTCAGCGAGGAACAAGAGTTGACTATCCCATGCATCCGAATTGAGAGGCCAGCCGTGCGAAAACGTGATGGCGGGGCCTTTGCCCCAGTCTTTGTAGTAGATTCGTGTGCCATCCTTCACTGTGATTGTGCTCATTCCAAGATCTCCTTAACTTTGCGGAAGTGCTCGCAGTATGGGTTCAGCTGGCGGGTACCAGCACAGGGGCCCCTTTGTCTTTCACAAGAAACACGACGAATCTCGCCGGCTTGGTCTGGCTCGCGTTCCGCCCAACGACGTGAACATCATCAGGTCCTTCGTAGAAGGTCTGACCCGCTTTGAGAGTCGTTTCCTTTCCACCTCTCACCTGCATCACGATCGAGCCTTCCAGCACGTAAACAAACGCATTCGCGTAGTGCCGATGGGTCGGGTCCGAGCTGCCCGGCGGGTATTCCACTGTAATCATCAGGCCTTCTTTCCCGGGAAGGTTTGGCAGGTCTTTCGACAAGATCGGCGTCACCTTTGCCTCCTGCGCTACCAGCGAGCTGGACATGAGACACGCCAGCGCCAGAACTACTTTCGTGAACGTCATGACTTTAACCTTTCGTGTGATTGATGCCAGTTGAATGTGCGTCAGTACCGACATTGGTGACCGGCGTAGCTTCTCATGGCCGGCTCACCCGGGGTGCCCAGTGCGACAGTATTAGCTGCCTTCTCCAGGGTCGTTCTACTTGGCCACTGCGCCAACGGGCGTAGACTGCGTGAGCCAGGTATCGAAGCGAGTCTCGCCGAGTCGCGCGCCTTTGTCAGGAATCAGGGCCCTCTCGCTCACCTCGATCCCGTAATAGCGCCCATGCGGATCGGAAATCACCTCGCGGGGATCCTGTCGCGCGGCCAGCGAACGGCGGGCAAGTTCATCCAGGCGAAACTGTTCGGGCCCCCCGATTTCGACCGTGCCATTCACTGGTGGGTTCGTCACAATCCTAGCCAACGCACTCGCCACATCATCGGCGGCCATCGGCTGAATAAGGGCCGGGGGCATGCGGACTTTATCGCCCTCTGTGGAATAGTCGACGATCTGCTTTATGAACTCGAAGAACTGCGTCGCGCGGACGATCGTGTAGGGGATCTTCGATGCTTTGATCAGGTTCTCCTGTGCAAGCTTTGCGCGGAAGAACCCGCTGGCAAGCAGGCGCTCGGTTCCCACGACGGAAAGTGCAACGTGATGTCCGACTCCCGCAGTCGCTTCACAGGCGAGAAGATTCCGCGTTGATGTCTCAAAAAACTTCAGCACCGCCGCGTCTTCCCACGAAGGGGAGTTTGTCACATCAACAACCACCGAAGCACCGTTCAGCGCATCTGCCAGTCCGTCCCCCGTAACACTATTTACGCCGGTATTGGGTGACGCGGCTAACGCTTCGTGCCCGTGCTCGCGCAATTTCTTGACAAGCTTCGATCCGATCAGCCCGGTACCGCCAATCACTACGATTTTCATGATCTCTCCTTGTTATCCTCCGAGTGGCTATTCGCTTCTGCCATTCGTATTCGCTAAGACCGAATGCGGTGACGTTTTGTGACACGAAAGAACACCATAATGGCTTCCTCGTTTGTGCTAATCCCAGCGGTCATTCGCGTATGATTTTTGTTCGCTGATTCGCCACGCCACATCGATCGGTCGCCGCATTGCTTTCTTAGCGGTGAGTTCGTGGCGATGGGAACTTATTAGTGCGGCCAACCGTCAGGCCGAGTGGGGGGACAATTGCTTCTCAATTCGCCTGTCAGGAATCACCCACATCAGTGCGGTGCCCACAAGAACCGCCTGGGCAAGCAGGGACGAACGCAGAGTCGCAACACCCGCCACTATGTACAGCACGAGCGACACCTTACCTTTCCAGTCGCGCCCGATCGCCCTTTTCAAGATTGAGTCTTGTCCTTGTGCCCGGATGATTACCAGCTGGAGCATGTAATACGCAACCGCGGCCATGAACAGTACCAACGTGTACAGCGCGGTAGGTAGCGCGGCGAAATGATTTTCACCCATCCACCCGGTTGTGAATGGAAACAACGATAACCAAAACAACAAATGCAGGTTCGCCCAGAGCGTTGCGCCTGTCACGACGGTGCAGACATGCAGCAGGTGGTGGTGGTTGCTCCAATAGATGCCCACAAAAACATAGCTCAGTACGTAGCTCAGAATTATCGGCAGCAATGGCTCAAGGTCTTTCAGACTACCGCCCCGCGGTACCTTCATTTCGAGCACCATGATCGTGATAATGATTGCGATTACCCCGTCACTGAACGCTTCTAACCGTCGCGCAGTCACGCTGCCTCCCTTGAACTCCCGGAGCGTCTCTGATAATGATTGGCCGCAATTTGAGTGACGAACTCACAACCACGGGCCACGAATTGATACAAAGCCACGCATTTCCGGAAAGCACCTCAGAGTATGAGGTGCTCAGCCGCGGTTTGCGATCTAGCTAAAACGCTTCCACGCAGCCACTTTCGCCTTCGACAACAACGGGGAAGGTCTTAAGAGGGTCTGCGGCCGGGTCCCTCAGTACGGCGCCTGTACACACGTTGAACTGAGCGCCATGCCAGGGACAAGTGACCGTCGAGCCGTCAAGGTGGCCTTCGCTTAGAGGACCTCCTCTATGAGTACATCTCGCCTGAGTCGCACAGAATTTCCCCGCTATGTTAAACACGGCTGCTTCGCCCACAGGTAAAGCAGATCCGGGCGGGAGCTCGCTCATCCGAAATTGATTCTTGTTGAGCATCCCTGACTCTTCGTTGGTGGAAGGCGAAACCTCTGTCTGATGTCGATTGATCTGCATAGGGATCCTCGCACTTTTTGATCGATTTGCGGTTAGACCCTCAGGATTGGGGCCTTGGTTCACGCAAAGACCGGGCAGCTCTTCAAAACGTGACAAGGAAATGCGGCCGCAAAAGATCTGATCGAGACGGTCACGAATCGGCGCGCCACCTGGTCTTTGCGTACACAAGCTGTAATGGAGTACTGCGATGGGCAAGCCAGGTTCGAGCGCTCTTCTCATCAGCGCGGCGCCTTCTCCGGCGAAGATGCAAATGCCTTCTCGTTTGGGTCGTACGATCAATTCTCTCGATGGCCTCCGGGAACATTTGCAATGGGCCATCGAGTTGGAGCATTCGACGATCCCACCGTATCTGTGCGCGCTGTATTCAATCGAAGCCGGACACAATTCGGAAGCTGCCGAAGTCTTATCTAGTGTACTTGTTGAGGAGATGTTGCACCTTGCGCTTGCCGCCAATTTACTGAACGCGGTCGGCGGTCAACCACGACTGGTTATCCCGGAGATGCTGCCGGGCTACCCCCGTTATCTGCCACATG from the Occallatibacter riparius genome contains:
- a CDS encoding alpha/beta fold hydrolase, translated to MSTITVKDGTRIYYKDWGKGPAITFSHGWPLNSDAWDSQLLFLAENGFRVIAYDRRGHGRSSQAWFGNDMNGYADDLAALIEALDLNDVTLVGHSTGGGEVTRYIGRHGTSRVAAAVLIGAVPPILVKSAANPEGIPIEVFDGLRGSLVNDRSQFWKDFAIMFYGANRPGAKVSLGMVEQFWLWSMQAGLKNVYDSIRAFSETDFHEDLKKFDVPTLIMHGEDDQIVPIDLSGKKSLKLIKGAKGRFYPGLPHGLTATHADQVNRDLLEFIRSVHQDRKAA
- a CDS encoding cupin domain-containing protein, which codes for MTFTKVVLALACLMSSSLVAQEAKVTPILSKDLPNLPGKEGLMITVEYPPGSSDPTHRHYANAFVYVLEGSIVMQVRGGKETTLKAGQTFYEGPDDVHVVGRNASQTKPARFVVFLVKDKGAPVLVPAS
- a CDS encoding SDR family oxidoreductase — its product is MKIVVIGGTGLIGSKLVKKLREHGHEALAASPNTGVNSVTGDGLADALNGASVVVDVTNSPSWEDAAVLKFFETSTRNLLACEATAGVGHHVALSVVGTERLLASGFFRAKLAQENLIKASKIPYTIVRATQFFEFIKQIVDYSTEGDKVRMPPALIQPMAADDVASALARIVTNPPVNGTVEIGGPEQFRLDELARRSLAARQDPREVISDPHGRYYGIEVSERALIPDKGARLGETRFDTWLTQSTPVGAVAK
- a CDS encoding TMEM175 family protein — translated: MTARRLEAFSDGVIAIIITIMVLEMKVPRGGSLKDLEPLLPIILSYVLSYVFVGIYWSNHHHLLHVCTVVTGATLWANLHLLFWLSLFPFTTGWMGENHFAALPTALYTLVLFMAAVAYYMLQLVIIRAQGQDSILKRAIGRDWKGKVSLVLYIVAGVATLRSSLLAQAVLVGTALMWVIPDRRIEKQLSPHSA
- a CDS encoding Rieske (2Fe-2S) protein, yielding MRRALEPGLPIAVLHYSLCTQRPGGAPIRDRLDQIFCGRISLSRFEELPGLCVNQGPNPEGLTANRSKSARIPMQINRHQTEVSPSTNEESGMLNKNQFRMSELPPGSALPVGEAAVFNIAGKFCATQARCTHRGGPLSEGHLDGSTVTCPWHGAQFNVCTGAVLRDPAADPLKTFPVVVEGESGCVEAF